A region of Saccharococcus thermophilus DNA encodes the following proteins:
- a CDS encoding CTP synthase, whose amino-acid sequence MTKYIFVTGGVVSSLGKGITAASLGRLLKNRGLNVTIQKFDPYINVDPGTMSPYQHGEVFVTDDGAETDLDLGHYERFIDINLNKYSNVTTGKIYSAVIKKERRGDYLGGTVQVIPHITNEIKERVFRAGRETNADVVITEIGGTVGDIESLPFLEAIRQIKSDIGRENVMYIHCTLVPYIKAAGEMKTKPTQHSVKELRSLGIQPNVIVVRTEMPMPQEMKEKIALFCDIDPKAVIEARDADTLYAVPLMLQEQKLDQIVCEHLKLNCKEADMTEWKALVEKVRNLSRTTKIALVGKYVELQDAYISVVEALRHAGYAFDTDIDIKWINSEHVNKENVAELLGDADGILVPGGFGDRGIEGKIEAIRYAREQKVPFLGICLGMQLASIEFARNVVGLKEAHSAEFDPNTPHPIIDLLPEQKDIEDLGGTLRLGLYPCKLLEGTLAYEAYQDEVIYERHRHRYEFNNHYRQIMEQHGFIFSGTSPDGRLVEIIELKDHPWFVAAQFHPEFTSRPTRPQPLFREFIKASLKQ is encoded by the coding sequence ATGACAAAATATATTTTTGTGACTGGCGGTGTCGTATCTTCGCTAGGAAAAGGGATTACGGCGGCATCGTTAGGCCGGCTGTTAAAAAACCGCGGATTAAATGTGACGATTCAGAAATTTGACCCGTATATTAACGTCGACCCGGGAACGATGAGTCCATATCAGCACGGTGAGGTGTTTGTGACGGATGACGGCGCGGAAACGGACCTTGATTTAGGGCATTATGAACGTTTTATCGATATTAACTTAAACAAATACAGCAACGTCACGACGGGAAAAATTTATTCCGCTGTGATCAAAAAAGAGCGCCGCGGCGACTATTTGGGCGGCACCGTGCAAGTCATTCCGCACATTACGAACGAAATTAAAGAACGGGTATTTCGTGCAGGCCGCGAAACGAACGCCGATGTCGTCATTACGGAAATCGGCGGCACGGTCGGCGATATCGAGTCGTTGCCGTTTTTAGAAGCAATCCGCCAAATTAAAAGCGATATCGGCCGCGAAAACGTGATGTACATTCATTGCACGCTCGTTCCGTATATTAAAGCGGCTGGCGAAATGAAAACGAAGCCGACGCAGCATAGCGTCAAAGAACTGCGCAGCCTCGGCATTCAGCCAAACGTTATCGTCGTCCGCACGGAAATGCCGATGCCGCAAGAAATGAAGGAGAAAATCGCGCTATTTTGCGATATTGATCCGAAAGCGGTCATTGAAGCGCGCGACGCCGATACGTTATACGCTGTTCCATTGATGCTTCAGGAGCAAAAACTCGACCAAATCGTGTGCGAACATTTGAAACTCAATTGCAAAGAAGCGGACATGACGGAATGGAAAGCGCTGGTGGAAAAAGTACGCAATTTGTCGCGGACAACAAAAATCGCGCTGGTCGGAAAATACGTGGAGCTGCAAGATGCGTACATTTCCGTCGTCGAAGCGCTGCGCCATGCTGGTTATGCGTTTGACACCGATATTGACATTAAATGGATTAACTCCGAACACGTCAATAAGGAAAACGTCGCCGAATTGTTAGGAGATGCGGACGGCATTCTTGTGCCAGGCGGATTTGGGGACCGCGGCATTGAAGGAAAAATTGAAGCGATTCGCTACGCGCGTGAACAAAAAGTGCCGTTCCTTGGCATTTGTCTCGGCATGCAGCTTGCTTCCATTGAATTTGCCCGCAATGTTGTTGGGTTAAAAGAAGCGCATTCCGCAGAATTTGATCCGAATACGCCGCATCCGATCATCGATTTGTTGCCGGAACAAAAAGACATCGAAGATTTAGGAGGAACGCTTCGACTAGGTCTTTATCCTTGCAAATTGCTAGAAGGAACGCTTGCCTACGAAGCATATCAAGATGAAGTGATTTACGAACGCCACCGCCATCGTTATGAATTCAACAATCACTATCGTCAAATCATGGAACAGCATGGTTTCATCTTTTCCGGAACAAGCCCGGACGGCCGGCTTGTCGAAATCATTGAGTTGAAAGACCATCCATGGTTTGTCGCCGCCCAATTCCATCCGGAATTTACATCGCGGCCGACAAGACCGCAGCCGTTGTTCCGTGAGTTTATTAAAGCATCATTAAAACAATAA
- the icmF gene encoding fused isobutyryl-CoA mutase/GTPase IcmF: MAHIYRPKHHIRFVTASSLFDGHDASINIMRRILQASGAEVIHLGHNRSVDEIVNAAIQEDVQGIAVSSYQGGHMEFFKYMYDLLQERGASHIRIYGGGGGVIIPREIKELHEYGIARIFSPEDGRRFGLQGMINIMLEECDFPTVTEITDELERLPSGDVQAIARLITLCESRVDASSEVAAAAEAALEKVKTMTKKVPVLGITGTGGAGKSSLTDELVRRFLNEIPDIKIAILSIDPTKQKTGGALLGDRIRMNAINSPRVYMRSLATRNSRSELSLAIRDAISVVKAAGFDLIIVETSGIGQGDAAITEVCDISMYVMTSEYGAPTQLEKIDMIDYADLIVINKFEREGSEDAKRQVQKQYQRSHQLFDKDLSEMPVYGTIASQFNDPGTNTLFVALIDLINQKMGTNWKTNLKTVANVEKHNVIIPSERRHYLREITETVRNYHKRVEQQSELARRLFQIEGAIEAAKERGESEEVIAALEELKQHYENELTPESKRILASWEDLKAKYAAKQFVTKVRDKEIVTELTTKSLSGLDIPKVALPKFKDYGEILRWVYKENVPGSFPYTAGVFPFKRQGEDPKRQFAGEGTPERTNRRFHYLCKEDKAKRLSTAFDSVTLYGQDPDYRPDIFGKVGESGVSVCTLDDMKKLYKGFDLCDPLTSVSMTINGPAPIILAMFMNTAIDQQVEKREKELGRPLTKEEYEEVKAYTLQTVRGTVQADILKEDQGQNTCIFSTDFALKMMGDIQEYFIKHKVRNYYSVSISGYHIAEAGANPITQLAFTLANGFTYVEYYLSRGMKIDDFAPNLSFFFSNGLDPEYSVIGRVARRIWAIVMREKYGANERSQKLKYHIQTSGRSLHAQEIDFNDIRTTLQALMAIYDNCNSLHTNAYDEAITTPTEESVRRAMAIQLIITKELGLAKNENPLQGSFIIEELTDLVEEAVLREFERLNDRGGVLGAMEMQYQRGKIQEESMYYEMKKHSGELPIIGVNTFLNPNPPSEEELNNIQLARATYEEKELQIKNLREFQERNKDKVDEALERLKQVAVSGGNIFEELMETVKVASLGQITRALYEVGGQYRRNM, translated from the coding sequence ATGGCACATATTTATCGTCCGAAGCATCACATTCGCTTTGTGACGGCGTCAAGCTTATTTGACGGCCACGACGCATCGATTAACATCATGCGCCGCATTTTGCAGGCAAGCGGGGCGGAAGTCATTCATTTGGGGCACAACCGTTCCGTCGATGAAATTGTCAATGCCGCGATCCAGGAGGATGTGCAAGGAATTGCCGTCTCCTCTTATCAAGGCGGGCATATGGAATTTTTCAAATATATGTATGACCTGTTGCAAGAGCGCGGTGCTTCCCATATCCGCATTTACGGCGGCGGAGGCGGCGTCATTATTCCGCGTGAAATCAAAGAGCTGCATGAATACGGCATCGCCCGCATTTTTTCGCCGGAGGACGGCCGCCGTTTCGGGCTGCAAGGCATGATTAACATTATGCTCGAAGAATGCGATTTTCCGACCGTTACCGAAATTACCGATGAATTAGAACGGCTGCCAAGTGGAGACGTCCAAGCAATCGCGCGGTTAATCACGTTATGTGAAAGCCGTGTCGATGCTTCGAGCGAAGTAGCGGCAGCGGCGGAGGCGGCGCTAGAAAAGGTGAAAACGATGACCAAAAAGGTGCCGGTTCTCGGTATTACCGGCACGGGCGGAGCGGGGAAAAGCTCGCTGACCGATGAGTTAGTGCGCCGTTTCTTAAACGAGATTCCGGATATCAAAATCGCGATTTTATCGATTGATCCGACGAAACAAAAAACGGGCGGCGCCCTGCTTGGCGACCGCATCCGCATGAATGCGATCAACTCGCCGCGCGTCTATATGCGCAGCCTGGCGACGCGCAATTCCCGCTCGGAGCTGTCGCTTGCGATTCGCGATGCCATTTCTGTCGTCAAAGCGGCGGGCTTTGATTTAATTATCGTCGAAACGAGCGGAATCGGCCAAGGAGATGCGGCGATCACGGAAGTATGTGATATCTCGATGTATGTGATGACGAGCGAATACGGCGCGCCAACGCAGCTTGAGAAAATCGATATGATTGACTACGCCGATTTAATCGTCATCAACAAATTTGAACGCGAAGGGTCGGAAGACGCGAAACGCCAAGTGCAAAAACAATATCAGCGCAGCCACCAGCTATTTGATAAAGACCTTTCGGAAATGCCGGTCTATGGCACGATCGCCAGCCAATTTAACGATCCGGGAACGAACACGCTGTTTGTCGCGCTGATCGACCTGATCAACCAAAAAATGGGAACAAACTGGAAAACGAATTTGAAAACGGTAGCGAACGTCGAAAAGCATAACGTTATCATCCCAAGTGAGCGGCGCCATTACTTGCGGGAAATTACGGAAACGGTCCGCAACTATCATAAGCGCGTCGAACAACAGTCCGAACTCGCGCGCCGTCTTTTCCAAATTGAAGGGGCGATCGAAGCGGCAAAAGAACGCGGCGAAAGCGAAGAAGTGATCGCGGCGCTCGAGGAGCTCAAGCAGCATTACGAAAATGAACTAACGCCGGAATCGAAACGAATCCTTGCCTCATGGGAAGATTTGAAAGCGAAATATGCCGCGAAACAGTTTGTGACAAAAGTGCGCGATAAGGAAATTGTCACCGAGTTAACAACGAAAAGCTTGTCCGGGCTCGATATTCCGAAAGTGGCGCTGCCAAAATTTAAAGATTACGGCGAAATTTTGCGCTGGGTGTACAAAGAAAATGTTCCAGGCTCGTTTCCATATACAGCCGGCGTCTTTCCGTTTAAACGGCAAGGCGAAGATCCGAAACGGCAGTTTGCCGGCGAAGGCACGCCAGAGCGGACGAATCGCCGCTTCCATTATCTCTGCAAAGAAGATAAAGCGAAGCGGTTAAGCACAGCGTTCGATTCGGTCACGCTGTATGGTCAAGACCCAGACTACCGCCCAGACATTTTCGGCAAAGTTGGCGAAAGCGGCGTCAGCGTCTGTACGCTCGATGATATGAAAAAGCTGTATAAAGGCTTTGACTTGTGTGACCCGCTGACATCCGTATCGATGACGATCAACGGTCCGGCGCCGATTATTTTAGCGATGTTTATGAACACGGCGATCGACCAGCAAGTCGAAAAGCGGGAAAAAGAACTAGGCCGTCCGCTGACGAAAGAAGAATACGAAGAAGTAAAAGCATACACGCTGCAAACGGTGCGCGGCACGGTTCAGGCCGATATTTTAAAAGAAGACCAAGGGCAAAATACGTGTATTTTCTCGACCGATTTCGCCTTAAAAATGATGGGCGACATTCAAGAATATTTTATTAAGCATAAAGTGCGCAACTATTATTCCGTATCGATTTCGGGCTACCATATCGCCGAAGCGGGTGCCAATCCGATTACCCAGCTGGCGTTTACGCTCGCCAACGGCTTTACGTACGTCGAATATTATTTAAGCCGCGGCATGAAAATCGATGATTTCGCGCCAAACCTTTCCTTCTTCTTCAGCAACGGCCTAGATCCAGAATATTCGGTGATCGGCCGTGTGGCGCGCCGCATTTGGGCGATCGTCATGCGCGAAAAATACGGGGCAAACGAACGAAGCCAAAAATTAAAATATCATATCCAAACATCCGGCCGTTCGCTTCATGCGCAAGAAATTGATTTTAACGACATCCGTACGACATTGCAGGCGTTAATGGCGATTTACGATAACTGCAACTCGCTCCATACAAACGCCTATGACGAAGCAATCACGACACCGACCGAGGAGTCGGTCCGTCGCGCGATGGCGATCCAGCTTATCATCACGAAAGAATTGGGTCTCGCGAAAAATGAAAATCCGCTGCAAGGGTCGTTTATTATTGAAGAGCTGACCGACTTAGTGGAAGAAGCAGTATTGCGGGAATTTGAACGCCTCAACGACCGCGGCGGCGTGCTCGGCGCGATGGAAATGCAATATCAGCGTGGAAAAATTCAAGAAGAATCGATGTATTACGAAATGAAAAAACATAGCGGCGAACTTCCGATCATCGGCGTCAATACGTTCCTCAATCCGAATCCGCCATCGGAAGAGGAGTTGAACAACATCCAGCTCGCGCGCGCCACATACGAAGAAAAAGAATTGCAAATTAAAAACTTGCGTGAATTCCAAGAGAGAAATAAAGATAAAGTCGATGAAGCACTCGAGCGCCTCAAACAAGTGGCGGTAAGCGGCGGCAATATTTTCGAAGAATTAATGGAAACAGTAAAAGTCGCCAGCCTCGGACAAATTACGCGCGCCCTTTATGAAGTGGGCGGACAATACCGCCGCAACATGTAA
- the rpoE gene encoding DNA-directed RNA polymerase subunit delta, with the protein MPNLSLQQYSQEELREMSFVELASLILSEKREALSFQQLVDEVAALIGLSEQEVKQRLAQYYTDLNIDGRFICVGENVWGLRAWYPFDQTEDETVMVATKPKKKKKALDDDYDDYDDLLDEEDIDYDDLDEFDEDEIDLDEDELLEDDEFDLDDDVAFDDEILDEDEFDLGDDELDEELELDDDEQDA; encoded by the coding sequence GTGCCGAATTTGAGTCTGCAGCAATACTCTCAAGAGGAATTGCGGGAAATGTCATTTGTGGAACTCGCTAGTCTCATTTTATCAGAAAAACGAGAAGCGTTATCGTTCCAACAACTTGTTGACGAAGTTGCTGCGCTAATTGGTTTATCGGAGCAGGAAGTAAAACAGCGGCTTGCTCAGTATTATACAGACTTAAATATCGACGGCCGTTTTATTTGCGTCGGGGAAAACGTCTGGGGGCTGCGTGCTTGGTATCCGTTTGATCAAACCGAAGACGAAACAGTTATGGTGGCGACGAAGCCGAAGAAGAAGAAAAAAGCGCTTGATGACGATTATGATGACTACGATGATCTTCTTGATGAAGAAGATATCGATTACGATGATCTTGACGAATTTGACGAGGATGAGATTGACCTTGATGAAGACGAGCTTCTCGAGGATGACGAATTCGATTTGGACGATGATGTCGCGTTTGATGATGAGATTCTTGACGAGGATGAATTTGACTTGGGCGACGACGAGCTGGACGAAGAGTTAGAGCTCGATGACGATGAACAAGACGCGTAA
- a CDS encoding acetyl-CoA C-acetyltransferase, with protein sequence MGKTVIVSAVRTPFGKFGGALQSLTAAELGGIAIKEALARANISGEQVDQVILGTVLQGGQGQLPSRQAMRHAGIPWEVRTETINKVCASGMRAVTLGDQIIRLGEAEVVVAGGMESMSNAPYILPKARWGLRMGDGAVKDLMVYDGLTCSFTGVHMGVYGGETAKELGISREEQDKWAYRSHQRAIAAMEAGLLAEEIVPVAVPQRKGEPILVEHDEAPRKDTSLEKLAKLPPVFDPQGTVTAGNAPGVNDGAAALVLMSEERAVREGIQPLATILAHTAIAVEAKDFPKTPGLVINELLRKTGKTVHDIDLFEINEAFAAVALASIQIADIDPEKVNVNGGAVALGHPIGASGARIIITLIHELKRRGGGIGIAAICSGGGQGDAIMVQV encoded by the coding sequence ATGGGAAAAACGGTGATTGTAAGCGCTGTACGGACACCGTTTGGCAAATTTGGCGGCGCCTTGCAGTCGCTGACGGCTGCCGAACTTGGCGGCATTGCGATAAAAGAAGCGCTGGCGCGCGCCAACATTAGCGGAGAACAAGTCGATCAAGTTATTTTAGGGACTGTCCTGCAGGGCGGACAAGGACAGCTGCCATCCCGCCAAGCGATGCGTCATGCCGGAATTCCGTGGGAAGTACGCACGGAAACGATTAATAAAGTATGCGCTTCCGGTATGCGGGCGGTAACTCTTGGCGACCAAATCATCCGCCTCGGCGAAGCGGAGGTAGTCGTCGCCGGCGGCATGGAATCAATGAGCAACGCACCGTATATATTGCCGAAAGCGCGCTGGGGACTGCGGATGGGCGACGGCGCTGTCAAAGATTTAATGGTGTATGACGGGCTGACATGCAGTTTTACCGGTGTGCATATGGGGGTTTATGGCGGTGAAACGGCGAAAGAATTAGGTATCTCCCGCGAGGAACAAGACAAGTGGGCGTACCGCAGCCATCAGCGGGCAATCGCCGCGATGGAAGCGGGATTACTAGCCGAAGAGATCGTACCGGTCGCGGTGCCGCAGCGAAAAGGCGAGCCAATACTTGTCGAGCACGATGAGGCGCCAAGAAAAGATACGTCGCTCGAAAAGCTGGCCAAACTTCCACCTGTTTTTGACCCGCAAGGAACGGTGACAGCCGGAAACGCGCCGGGCGTCAATGACGGAGCCGCCGCGCTTGTCCTGATGAGCGAAGAGCGCGCCGTCCGTGAAGGAATTCAACCGCTTGCGACGATTTTGGCGCATACGGCGATTGCCGTAGAGGCAAAAGATTTTCCGAAAACGCCGGGGCTTGTCATTAACGAATTGTTGCGCAAAACCGGAAAAACGGTCCATGACATCGATTTATTCGAAATTAACGAAGCGTTTGCCGCCGTAGCGCTGGCGAGCATCCAAATCGCCGACATTGATCCGGAAAAAGTGAACGTCAACGGCGGCGCGGTCGCATTAGGCCATCCGATCGGCGCCAGCGGCGCGCGCATTATCATTACCCTGATCCACGAATTAAAACGCCGAGGCGGCGGCATCGGCATTGCCGCGATTTGCAGCGGCGGCGGCCAGGGCGACGCCATCATGGTACAAGTATAG
- a CDS encoding 3-hydroxybutyryl-CoA dehydrogenase, producing MDVKTIMVVGAGQMGSGIAQVCAMAGYHVFLHDISQAQIDKGLANIEKLLSRQVEKGKMTEEEKAATLSRLTPSTDLQNAAQVDLVIEAIVENMDVKTKLFAELDQIAPPHAILATNTSSLPITEIAAATKRPEKVIGMHFMNPVPVMKLVEIIRGLATADEVYETIEAITRKLNKVPVEVNDFPGFISNRVLMPMINEAIYALYEGVATKEAIDEVMKLGMNHPMGPLTLADFIGLDTCLYIMETLHEGFGDDKYRPCPLLRKYVKAGWLGRKTGRGFYTYE from the coding sequence ATGGATGTAAAAACGATCATGGTTGTCGGTGCCGGACAAATGGGTTCGGGCATTGCCCAAGTATGCGCGATGGCGGGATATCATGTTTTCTTGCACGACATTAGCCAAGCGCAAATCGATAAAGGGCTTGCCAATATCGAAAAATTATTGTCGCGCCAAGTGGAAAAAGGAAAAATGACGGAAGAAGAAAAAGCGGCGACACTGTCGCGCCTCACCCCTTCCACCGATTTGCAAAACGCGGCGCAAGTCGATTTAGTCATTGAAGCGATCGTCGAAAACATGGATGTAAAAACAAAGCTGTTTGCCGAACTCGATCAAATTGCTCCGCCGCATGCGATTTTGGCGACAAATACGTCTTCGCTGCCGATTACGGAAATCGCCGCGGCGACGAAACGGCCGGAAAAAGTGATCGGCATGCATTTTATGAATCCGGTTCCGGTCATGAAGCTCGTCGAAATTATCCGCGGACTGGCGACGGCGGATGAGGTGTATGAGACGATTGAAGCGATTACGCGCAAGCTGAATAAAGTACCAGTTGAAGTCAACGACTTTCCGGGCTTTATCTCCAACCGCGTCTTGATGCCAATGATCAACGAAGCGATTTACGCGTTATATGAAGGGGTCGCGACAAAAGAAGCGATCGACGAAGTAATGAAGCTTGGCATGAACCATCCGATGGGACCGCTGACATTGGCCGATTTCATCGGCTTGGATACGTGTCTGTACATTATGGAAACGCTTCATGAAGGGTTTGGCGACGATAAATACCGTCCATGCCCGTTATTGCGCAAATACGTGAAAGCCGGCTGGCTCGGCCGCAAAACAGGAAGAGGATTTTACACATACGAGTAA
- a CDS encoding acyl-CoA dehydrogenase yields the protein MNLHFTEEQEMMRNMVREFAQAEIAPFVERMEQGEFPRPILNKMAELGLMGITVPEEYGGAGMDFVSYIIAIHEISKVSATVGVILSVHTSVGTNPILYFGTEEQKKKYVPKLASGEYLGAFCLTEPSAGSDAKSLKTKAVRQGDYYILNGSKIFITNGGEADTYIVFARTDPNEKGSRGISAFIVEKDTPGFIIGKDEKKMGLHGSRTVQITLEDAKVPAENLLGEEGQGFKIAMANLDVGRIGIAAQSLGIAEAALEHATAYAKERIQFGKPIAEQQGVAFKLADMATAVEAAKLLVYRAAFLRAQGLPCGKEASMAKLFASRTAMENAIEAVQIFGGNGYTKDYPVERLFRDAKICEIYEGTSEIQRLVISKYLTKE from the coding sequence ATGAATCTGCACTTTACCGAAGAGCAAGAAATGATGAGGAACATGGTGCGCGAGTTCGCGCAGGCGGAAATCGCCCCGTTTGTGGAACGCATGGAGCAAGGCGAATTTCCGCGCCCGATTTTAAACAAAATGGCCGAGCTCGGTCTGATGGGCATTACCGTTCCGGAAGAGTACGGCGGCGCCGGTATGGACTTTGTTTCCTACATTATCGCCATCCATGAAATTTCTAAAGTCAGTGCCACGGTCGGCGTCATTTTATCGGTGCATACGTCGGTCGGCACGAATCCGATTTTATACTTCGGAACGGAGGAGCAAAAGAAAAAATATGTACCGAAGCTGGCCAGCGGCGAGTATTTAGGCGCGTTTTGCCTTACCGAACCGAGCGCTGGGTCGGATGCGAAAAGTTTAAAAACGAAAGCGGTCCGCCAAGGCGACTATTACATTTTAAATGGATCGAAAATCTTTATCACCAATGGCGGCGAGGCGGATACGTACATCGTCTTTGCCCGCACCGACCCGAATGAAAAAGGCAGCCGCGGCATTTCCGCCTTTATCGTCGAAAAAGATACGCCGGGGTTTATCATCGGCAAAGACGAGAAAAAAATGGGGCTACACGGTTCGCGGACGGTACAAATTACGCTGGAAGACGCGAAAGTGCCGGCGGAAAACTTGCTTGGTGAAGAAGGGCAAGGCTTTAAAATCGCGATGGCTAACCTCGATGTCGGACGCATCGGCATCGCCGCGCAATCGCTAGGCATTGCTGAAGCGGCGCTCGAACATGCGACCGCTTATGCGAAAGAACGCATCCAGTTTGGCAAACCGATTGCCGAGCAGCAAGGCGTCGCCTTTAAGCTCGCTGATATGGCGACGGCGGTCGAAGCGGCGAAGCTGCTTGTCTATCGTGCGGCATTTTTGCGGGCGCAAGGCCTCCCATGCGGAAAAGAAGCGTCGATGGCGAAGTTGTTCGCTTCGAGAACGGCGATGGAAAACGCGATTGAAGCGGTGCAAATCTTCGGCGGCAACGGCTATACGAAAGACTATCCGGTCGAGCGGCTGTTCCGCGATGCGAAAATTTGCGAAATTTACGAAGGAACAAGCGAAATTCAACGTTTAGTCATTAGCAAGTACTTAACGAAAGAGTAA
- a CDS encoding TetR/AcrR family transcriptional regulator, with amino-acid sequence MKKREVIASVKDEKLVKKRRNQMIKGAISLFKQKGFHQTTTREIAKASGFSIGTLYEYIRKKEDILYLVCDRIYDEVRERMEKDIETHHGTIESFKLAIARYFKVIDDLQDEVLVMYQEVKSLSKESLPYVLNKEIQMVGMFENILQTCVNNGVFQLMEDEIKLFAHDIFVLGQMWAFRRWALKKMYTLDEYIELQTELLLKGIMKKRSHD; translated from the coding sequence ATGAAAAAACGGGAAGTGATCGCATCCGTCAAAGATGAAAAGCTTGTCAAAAAGCGCCGCAACCAAATGATTAAAGGAGCGATTTCCCTGTTTAAACAAAAAGGATTTCACCAGACGACAACAAGGGAAATTGCGAAAGCATCGGGATTTAGCATCGGGACGCTGTATGAATACATCCGCAAAAAAGAAGACATCCTTTATCTCGTTTGCGACCGCATTTATGATGAAGTGCGAGAACGAATGGAAAAAGATATCGAAACCCACCACGGCACGATCGAAAGCTTTAAGTTAGCGATCGCCCGCTATTTCAAAGTCATCGACGATTTACAAGATGAAGTGCTTGTTATGTATCAGGAAGTGAAATCGCTCAGCAAAGAATCGCTGCCATACGTGCTCAACAAGGAAATCCAAATGGTCGGCATGTTTGAAAACATTTTGCAGACATGCGTCAACAACGGTGTATTTCAGCTGATGGAGGATGAAATTAAACTGTTCGCTCACGACATTTTCGTGTTGGGACAAATGTGGGCGTTTCGCCGCTGGGCGCTGAAAAAAATGTATACGCTTGATGAATATATTGAACTGCAGACGGAATTGCTGCTAAAGGGGATTATGAAAAAACGGTCACATGATTAA
- a CDS encoding acyl-CoA dehydrogenase, protein MNFQLSEEHEMIRKMVREFAENEVAPTAAERDEEERFDRGIFNKMAELGLTGIPWPEEYGGIGSDYLAYVIAVEELSRVCASTGVTLSAHISLASWPIYKFGTEEQKQKYLRALATGEKLGAYGLSEPGAGSDVASMKTRAVRDGDYYVLNGSKVWITNGGEAEIYVVFAVTDPEKRHKGISAFIVEKGTPGFSIGKKEKKLGIRSSPTTELIFEDCRIPKENLLGQEGEGFKIAMMTLDGGRNGIAAQAVGIAQGALDAAVEYAKQRVQFGKPIAEQQGVAFKLADMATAIEAARLLTYQAAWLESNGLPYGKASAMAKLFAGDTAMKVTVDAVQIFGGNGYTKDYPVERFMRDAKITQIYEGTQEIQRLVISRMLTR, encoded by the coding sequence ATGAATTTTCAATTAAGTGAAGAACATGAAATGATACGAAAAATGGTGCGCGAGTTTGCCGAAAACGAAGTGGCGCCGACAGCGGCGGAACGGGATGAAGAAGAACGGTTTGACCGCGGAATTTTTAATAAAATGGCTGAATTAGGCCTGACCGGAATTCCGTGGCCGGAAGAGTACGGCGGCATCGGCAGCGATTATTTGGCGTATGTGATTGCTGTCGAAGAATTGTCAAGAGTATGCGCGTCTACCGGGGTTACGCTTTCCGCGCATATCTCCCTTGCGAGCTGGCCGATTTATAAATTTGGCACCGAAGAACAAAAGCAAAAATATTTGCGCGCCCTCGCGACAGGGGAAAAGCTCGGCGCGTACGGTCTTTCCGAGCCGGGTGCCGGTTCGGACGTCGCTTCGATGAAAACGAGAGCGGTGCGGGATGGCGACTATTACGTATTAAACGGCTCCAAAGTATGGATCACCAACGGCGGCGAAGCGGAAATTTACGTCGTATTTGCCGTTACTGATCCGGAAAAACGCCATAAAGGCATCAGCGCATTTATCGTTGAAAAAGGTACGCCAGGATTTTCAATCGGCAAAAAAGAGAAAAAACTCGGCATTCGTTCCTCGCCGACAACCGAGCTTATTTTTGAAGACTGCCGCATTCCGAAAGAAAATCTTCTCGGGCAAGAAGGGGAAGGTTTCAAAATCGCGATGATGACGCTTGACGGCGGTCGCAACGGTATCGCGGCGCAAGCGGTCGGCATCGCCCAAGGAGCGTTAGACGCAGCGGTTGAGTACGCCAAACAACGGGTACAATTTGGCAAGCCGATCGCCGAGCAGCAAGGTGTGGCCTTTAAATTGGCCGACATGGCAACGGCGATTGAAGCGGCGCGACTGCTCACGTATCAGGCGGCATGGCTGGAGTCCAACGGCCTGCCGTACGGCAAAGCATCGGCGATGGCCAAATTGTTTGCCGGCGATACGGCGATGAAAGTAACGGTCGATGCCGTGCAAATTTTCGGCGGCAACGGCTATACGAAAGACTATCCGGTCGAACGGTTTATGCGCGATGCGAAAATTACGCAAATTTACGAAGGAACGCAAGAGATTCAACGTCTTGTTATTTCGCGGATGCTTACTAGATAA